ACGAACCTGTGGCTGACCATCCACGAATCCATCGGCCACGCCACCGAGCTCGACCGCGTCCTCGGCTACGAGGCCAACTACGCGGGAACGTCGTTCGCCACGCTGGACAACCTGCACACCCTCCGGTACGGCTCGCCCGTCATGCACGTCACCGGCGACCGCAGCGTCGAGCACGGCCTGTCGACGGTGGGCTGGGACGACGAGGGCGTGGCCGCCCACGAGTGGGACCTCATCCGCGACGGGGTGCTCGTCGGGTACCAGCTGAACCGCCAGATGGCCCACAAGCAGGGCTTCGGGCACTCCAACGGCTGCGCCTACGCCGACTCGCCCGCCACCGTGCCGATCCAGCGCATGCCCAACGTGTCGCTCCGGCCGGCTGCCACCGACATCACCGTGGACGACCTCATCGGCGGCGTCGACCGTGGCCTGTACGTGGTGGGTGACAAGAGCTGGAGCATCGACATGCAGCGCTACAACTTCCAGTTCACCGCCCAGCGCTTCTACGAGATCCGCGGCGGCAAGCTGGGAGGCCAGCTCAAGGACGTGGCCTACCAGGGCAACACCACTGAGTTCTGGAACTCCCTGGAGGCGGTGGGCGGCCCCTCCACCTGGCTCCTCGGCGGTTCGTTCAACTGCGGCAAGGGACAGCCCGGTCAGATCGCCCCCGTGAGCCACGGGGCGCCGGCCGCCCTGTTCCGGCAGGTGAACGTGCTCAATGTCGCGTCGGAGACGTCCGGATGAGCCGGCCCCTGGCGGAGGTCGTGGAGCGAGCACTGTCCCTGTCCCGCGCCGACGACTGCATCGTGATCGGGTCGCAGAGCTCGACGGCCAACGTGCGGTGGGCCAACAACACCTCGACCACCAACGGGCTCAGCATCGGTACCGCGCTCCACGTGGTCTCGGTGCTCGGGGGGCGCGTCGGATCCATCGGGATCACCAGTCCCACCTTGGAGAACCTCGAGTCGGTCGTGCGCCGGTCGGAGGAGGCGTGCGACGGCCGGCCGGAGGCGGAGGACGCCATGCCGCTCCTGCCCGGCGACGGGGCGCCGGCGGGTTGGACCGAGCCGACGGCGGCGCCCGGCATCGGCGTGTTCGCCACGCTGGCGCCTGCGCTCGGTGACGCGTTCCGCCGGGCGGCGGGCGACGACATCCTGCTGTTCGGCTACGCCGAGCACGCGACCTCGACCACGTGGCTGGCCACGTCGACCGGGATGCGGCGTCGCCATACGCACCACGACGGCCGCCTCGAGATCAACGCCAAGACACCCGACTTCGCCCGGTCGTGCTGGGTGGGCCTGACGAGCCCCACCTTCGCCGACGTCGACGTCGACGCCCTGTACGACCATCTGGCCGAGCGGCTCGGTTGGACGGCCACCACCGTCGACCTGCCGGCCGATCACTACGACGTGCTCCTCGAGCCGTCGGCGGTTGCCGACATGCTGTACTACCTCTACGTGTCGAGCTCGGCCCGCGAGGCCGAGGAGGGTCGCACGGTCTTCAGCCGGCCCGACAGCGGGACCCGAATCGGCGAACAGCTCTACCCCGCGTCGGTGAACATCCACTCGGACCCTGCGGAGCCCGGCATCCAGGTGATGCCGTTCGTGCTGGCGTCGTCGTCGAGCAGCTTCGCCTCGGTCTTCGACAACGGGCTGGCGGTCGGACGCACGCAGTGGGTGCGCGACGGGGTGCTCGAAGCGCTGGTCTCGACGCGTCACTGGGCCGCCATCTCCGGCGGCGAGCCGCATCCCTACGTCGACAACCTCGTCCTCGATTCGCCGTCGGGCGCCGACCTCGCGGCCATGATCGCCGCCACCACGACCCCCACCCTGCTGGTGACGTGCTTCTGGTACATCCGCGACGTCGACCCCCAGACGCTGCTGCTCACGGGCCTCACGCGCGACGGCGTCTACCTGGTGGAGGACGGCAAGGTGCAGGGCGCGGTGAACAACTTCCGCTTCAATATGAGCCCCGTCGACATGCTGGCCCGCGTCGTGGAGATGGGCGCCACCGGGCCGGCGCTTCCCCGCGAGTTCGGCGACTACTTCCGCAACGCCCGCGTCCCCCCGCTGCGGGTGCAGCGGTTCAACATGAGCTCGGTCAGCCAGGCCACTTGACCCGGCGCGGCCCTATGCGGGGTCGAGCACCGACAGGACGAGGCCGTCGAGGATGTCGGCCTCGGACACGAGGCACGACCGGAAGTCGAAGTGGCGCATGATGGCCACCAGGATGGCGGCGCCGCCCACGATCACGTCGGCGCGCGCTTCCTCCAGCCCGGGGTTGTGGATTCGGTCGGCCCGCCGTTCGGTGGCCAGCGTCCGGAACACGTCCTCGGCCGCCGCCCGCGTGAGCTCGAAGTGGTGGATGCGCTCGGGGTCGTACTCGTGCAGGCCGATCTCGACGGCAGCCATGGTCGTGACCGTGCCGGCCAGCCCCACGAGGCGGACGGCCTCCTTCACCGCGGGCACCTCCCGCTGCACGTCGTCGAGGTGGGAGCGCATCACCGAGATGGCCTGCGAGAGCTCGAGCGCCGACGGTGGATCGCTGTGCAGGTACTTCTCCGTCATGCGGACGCAGCCGACGTCGACCGAGATCACTCCGACCGGTTCGGACGTGCCGGTCACGAACTCGGTGGACCCACCGCCGATGTCGACGACCAGGAACGGCCCTTCGTCCGGGTCGAGTCCCGTGGTGGCGCCCCGGAACGACAGTCGCCCCTCCTCCTCGCCGTCGAGCAACTCGGGGCGGCTGCCGACGGTCGCCTCCGCCGCGTCGAGGAAGTCCTCGCGATTCGTGGCGTCGCGCACCGCCGACGTGGCCACCATGCGCACCCGTTCCACCCCGTGCGCTTCGAGCGAGGTGCGGTACTCGGCCAGGACCGCCATGGTGCGGGCCAGCGCGTCGGGGTGGAGGCGCCGAGAGGCGTCGACGCCCTGCCCGAGCCGGGTGATGCGCATGCGGCGCTCGAGGGGGCGGCCGCGTCCGTCGCTCACGAGCAGGCGCGTCGAGTTCGTGCCGCAGTCGATGGCGGCGACCGGCGGCGAGGACACGGCGGAGCTCACGGCGGAGGCGCGCTGGCCAGCCGGTCGTGCACCCACCGGCCCACGGGATCGTCGCCGCCCGCCAGGTACCACGCGTAGTGCGCGTGGAGGCACTTCACGCCGCGCCTCGTCCCGCCCACGCCGCCGGCCGGTCTCGGCCCTGCGTGACCGGCCGCGATCTCGCCGTCGCGCTCGGCCGCGTACCGCCGGTGGGCGGCGTCGAGCAGGACCGGGTCCACTGCCGCCTCCGCCGCCCGCACTCCCCCGTCCGCCTCCAGGCGCGACACCGCCTCCCGCTCCGCCGCACCAACCAGCCAGAACCGGGTGGGCATGGGGGTCCCGTCGTCGAGCAGCGGGGCGTTTCGGATCACCACCGGCTCGCCACGGTCACCCCGCACGACGACGTCGTAGGCCGCCCGGGGGGCCCGGCCCAGGAGGGCCTCGACCCGATCGTGGTCGCTCAGCGGCTCACGACCTCCGGCCCCTTCGGCCGCTGCGTGCGGCCACGCGCGTGCGGCGGCGGCGACGGAGCAGCACCAGTCCCGCCAGGGCCGCGACGGCGACGGCGAGGGCCCGCAGACCCCCCTGGAGGGCCATGCGGGGCTCGGTCTCGCCAGCAGCCCCTCCCGCCGGGCTGCCGGGTCCGGCCGGTGCCTTCTTCGGCTTCTCCGGGAGCTCCTCGAAGGGCGGGCGGTCGGCGTCGTAGAAGTCGGATGCCCGGCCGCCGCCGTTGCCGCCGTCATCGTACGGGGGCACCTCAGCGGCGCCCGGCTCGGCGATGGGGTCGGTGGTGGGATCGGCGATCGGGTCGATGGTGGGATCCGTGTCCTGGTCGGTGATCTCCACGAGCGGGCCTCCTGGGATCGGGGGGTGGCTGCGGGTGGCTCCGGCACCCGACGCTAGTCCTGGCCGGGACGACGTCCGGACGACCGGTTTGCACCCCTCCGCTCGGCGGAACGTTCACCCCGGCGACGCGGCACAAATGTGGTGATGGCGTAAGATCGGTGCGAAACGTGCCGGCACGAGTCTGGACGACGATCGCATGAGAGAGCCCCGAAAGACGATCGAAGGACTGGCAGCCGAGATGGGCGTTTCGGTCGACGCCGCCATCGACGGGCTGGCCTACGAGTTGCGCACCATCCGCTCGCACCTTCCCAACCACGGCTCCTCGGGGGAGCTCACCCCCGGCACCCCGGGAGGCTGGAACGCCGCCATGTACGCCTACGACGAGGCGCTCGTGGTGGCCGCCAACCTGCTGCGGCTGCCCAATGCGCCGCCCCTCGACCTGTTCGTGGGCACCCGCCTGCTCACCCATCTCGAGCGGGCGCGCCTCGAACGGGGCCTGGCCGACGAGGGCGTCGACCTGCGCCCGCCGCTCGAACTGGGTCACGGCTGACCCTGCCGCGGCGGACGGCGCGTCAGCCCGCGGGTCGATCATCCGTGACGTTCGAGATCCGCCTCCAGCGGGCCCGCTGCATCGGCTCGAAGTGCTGCACCCACGCCGCCCCGGGCGTCTTCGCCCTCGACGACCAGCAGGTCGTCACCGTCGTCGACCCGGCCGGGGGGACCCGCGAGCAGGTGCAGCTGGCCGCCGACGAGTGCCCCACCGGAGCCATCTCGGTCGTCGACGGCGACCCGCCGGGCTGAGTCGGCTGTTCATGGGCCACCAACCGAGAGGCGAACCCGACGGTCACGACGACCGGCCTGCCCGGCGGGCGCGGCTTGGCCCGCCGGGCTGCGCCGATCCGGCTGGCGGGGGGGCGGTCCGAGCGCAGCGTGCCGGTGCAGCCGTCACCGCGGCCGGAGGGGCGGTCGTCACGGTGGTCCTCCTCGTCCTCGCCCTCGGCGCGGCCGGGCCCGCACCTGCCAGCGGGCAGCTGCTTCCCACGCTGCCCACGACGACCACCGTCGCTCCGCCGACCCAGCCCCCCACGACGGCGGCGCCCACCACCACGCCTGCGACCGCGCAGCCGGTGCCGACGGTGACCGCCGCCACCACGCCCACGACGGCCCGCCCGCGCACCACCACCACGACGGCACCGGCGTCGACGACGTCGTCCACCGAGGTGCCCACGACGCCCGCACCCACCACGGTGCCGCCCGAGACGACTCCGGTCACGACGGCGATCGGGCCCATCGAGGTCCGCCACGCCTCCTACCCGTGGCTGCCCCTCCTCGTCACACTCTGCGCCTTCGGCGCTGCGGTCGGGATCCTCGCCGCGCCCACCCTGGCGGAACGCGCCCGCCACCACCCGACGGCTACAGAGCCGGCCCGTGCGGTCGCCGCCACGAGGGCCCGCCTGGCCGGGCGCGTGCCTCCCTGGCGTCGCCCGGCCGCCCGCGACGACGTCCCCTCCGTAGACGGCCCAGGTCGCCCGGGCCGCCGGAACCGCCCCGAACGGTCGGACCCGGCGGCCACTGCCACGACGGAGCTTCGGCCCGCTCGTGGCGACGCCGAGGACGGGCCGGCCGGGACGCGGACCGGGGCGGCGCGAATCGCCGCCGCCGTCCGGCCCGATCCCGCTCCGCCAACCGCCTCCGGGAACGCCGCCCGGCCCGCGGGCGATCCCCCAGCCGGCGAGGCGGCGGGCGGCTCCCGGCGGGCGACGGGCGGGACGCCGGGCGGCGAGGCGGCGCCGGTCGGCGGGCCCCCGGGCGGCGAGGCGGCTGACGCCAAGGTGACCCGACGTGGGCCGCGCCTCGCCCGCACGGCCCGTCCCCCGCGTGCCCCGAAGCCGCCCCGGCCGCCGGTCGCGCCGTCGGCCGACCACGTCTGGGGCGCCGTGCCGGAGGGCCGGGTGCCGTCGGACGACCCTCTCGCCGATCGGCCGGACGTGGCCCGCCGCCCACCGCGCCGCTCCGCCAGGCAGAAGCCGGAGAACTGAGCGGGAACCACGGCGGCGCGCACATGCGTCCAACCGGCATGCGCAAACTCCTGACACTCGCCACCGGCGTGGGCATTGCCCTCGCTGCCGCCGTACTCACCGCAGGACCGGCCGCCGCCTGCGGGGGGCTGGTCGCACCGAACGGCACCGTCCGCCTGCTCCGTAC
Above is a genomic segment from Acidimicrobiales bacterium containing:
- a CDS encoding metallopeptidase TldD-related protein: MSRPLAEVVERALSLSRADDCIVIGSQSSTANVRWANNTSTTNGLSIGTALHVVSVLGGRVGSIGITSPTLENLESVVRRSEEACDGRPEAEDAMPLLPGDGAPAGWTEPTAAPGIGVFATLAPALGDAFRRAAGDDILLFGYAEHATSTTWLATSTGMRRRHTHHDGRLEINAKTPDFARSCWVGLTSPTFADVDVDALYDHLAERLGWTATTVDLPADHYDVLLEPSAVADMLYYLYVSSSAREAEEGRTVFSRPDSGTRIGEQLYPASVNIHSDPAEPGIQVMPFVLASSSSSFASVFDNGLAVGRTQWVRDGVLEALVSTRHWAAISGGEPHPYVDNLVLDSPSGADLAAMIAATTTPTLLVTCFWYIRDVDPQTLLLTGLTRDGVYLVEDGKVQGAVNNFRFNMSPVDMLARVVEMGATGPALPREFGDYFRNARVPPLRVQRFNMSSVSQAT
- a CDS encoding Ppx/GppA phosphatase family protein, which encodes MSSAVSSPPVAAIDCGTNSTRLLVSDGRGRPLERRMRITRLGQGVDASRRLHPDALARTMAVLAEYRTSLEAHGVERVRMVATSAVRDATNREDFLDAAEATVGSRPELLDGEEEGRLSFRGATTGLDPDEGPFLVVDIGGGSTEFVTGTSEPVGVISVDVGCVRMTEKYLHSDPPSALELSQAISVMRSHLDDVQREVPAVKEAVRLVGLAGTVTTMAAVEIGLHEYDPERIHHFELTRAAAEDVFRTLATERRADRIHNPGLEEARADVIVGGAAILVAIMRHFDFRSCLVSEADILDGLVLSVLDPA
- a CDS encoding DUF501 domain-containing protein, with product MRGDRGEPVVIRNAPLLDDGTPMPTRFWLVGAAEREAVSRLEADGGVRAAEAAVDPVLLDAAHRRYAAERDGEIAAGHAGPRPAGGVGGTRRGVKCLHAHYAWYLAGGDDPVGRWVHDRLASAPPP
- a CDS encoding ferredoxin, with the translated sequence MTFEIRLQRARCIGSKCCTHAAPGVFALDDQQVVTVVDPAGGTREQVQLAADECPTGAISVVDGDPPG